Genomic segment of Malus domestica chromosome 15, GDT2T_hap1:
TTGCAAGGTTTAATTCAAATCTTCACCCCCATTAAAATAGAATACAtcgttataaaaataaaaaataaaaaaaaacgtttGTGACCCGGACTCGATACAGTTGGTCCATTTCTCATCTAGAGACAGTCCAACATCTGAGTCCAATCCACAATTGTTGAACCAAATACGACCACACACTCACCAAATCTTAGTGGCAATTGAATTTCTAAAGGTTGTTTCATTGATTTAATTTTACGTGATGTGGTAGTTGATGTGTACTTATTACTATTGTCACAGCAACTAATAGATTTCCTCTTGAATGAACATATATTCTAATGGTTTTATACATCGATATTTCGGACACGTCTTTTCAATCATTTCCTTGCATCCAAAACCCACAAAAACAATGTAATTGTGTCAAAACATCAATGAGAGTTATTGGCGCATAGCATATCAACAGGAAGGCCACCGAGCAAACTGGCCTGCTTAAATTTGACCCTCTCTTGTGTTTTACTTGTTTGAATTTTAGTTGGTCAAGAAATACTAATTATTGTACCAGCGGGAAGAAAAGGATGTCAATatctttatattttatttttatcaatattCAAACTTAGAAGTTTTTTGTCATTATTTGGAACATAGAAATTTCAAACTTTCCATCTGCTTTCCCTTCTTCTCTTTTACTTGGAGTTAAAATACAAAGACGTGCAAAGAATACCATAAGAGAATCATATAGGTTCCTGATTCTCAGATTTCCTTTGACTTTGGAAATTCTTAATCTTACGTTCAAACTTACTTTTCGCCGGAAACCATAATGAATCACCAAGCTTTGGAAATGGATTCCGGCGAAAAGCGGCTCAATGAGCTTGGATACAAGCAAGAACTCAGAAGGGAaatggttctctctctctctctctctctctctctctctctctatttgttGTTCTCTTTCTAGCCGTAGCTGGGTGTTAGCTTCTTTCATGTTCATAAACTTTCTTGCAACCATGTTGAGAGAGGTTGAAATCTAATGTTTTTCACTTGGTTTTCTACAGTCATTGTTCAAGACGATGGCAATAACATTTTCGTGCATGTCGGTGTTCACTGGTACGCCTCTCTACGGCCAAAGTCTGCGCTATGCTGGTCCGGCACCCCTAATATGGGGTTGGATTGTTGTCACATTCTTCACATGGTTTGTCGGAATTGCCATGGCTGAGATATGCTCCTCTTTTCCGGTACGCGGTGCtgtttttccctttctttttcctATGGACTTGTAAGCAACATCTGAGATGATCTTGGTTGCTTTAAACATTGATCAGACCACAGGTTCTCTTTATTTTTGGGCTGCTCATCTGGCCGGACCCATGTGGGGGCCATTCGCGTCGTGGTGCTGCGCTTGGCTTGAAACCATCGGTCTGGTTTCCGCAATAGGTGCTCAGGTATAGCCACTTCCTCTGCATCAAGTGGCTTTGAATCAAAGAGAataacatgttttcttgaatgccttttattttctttccccTTTAGGCATATTCCGCATCACAAGCGTTGCAGATGGTCATTCTTTTAGCCACAGGGACGAACAAGGGCGGAGGCTATTTTGCATCGAGGGGTGTATTCCTGTGCATGTATATCGGTCTGACCATCATATGGGCAGTGCTCAATACATTTGCATTACGAGTGATAGCATTTCTCAACATAATTTCGATATGGTGGCAGGTGAGCCCTTCCAACTCCTTTGTTTTTGCATAAAAGATTCCATTGCAACATCAAGATAAAAGTAGCTAGTTATCAATCTGATACCTTAACCCAAATCTAATACAACTTACAGTACTAGGGGCATCTAAATGTTAGTTCACATTGTTCAAAATCTAAAAACAATCAATGAAGCTAACAATTTGACTTGGAACTGCCTACGATCCAAAGCGGAATATCTTGACATTCATAATGACGGGTTTTGATCTTGACTTTGGCACCTGAATGAGCTCAAAGATGCAAACATCTGCGTCCTTCAGTTTGTTGGCTTTGTAAAACTCAATCCACCCTTTACTTTTTAAATACGTACGACGACTCCAAGCAGCTTCAATTTTCTCTTTATCTTTCACAATTCCTATGTCCATTGGCCATAATTTTCCAAACGGATCTTTAACACGCATGCAGGATTTGTCAAGAATGCCAGTTGATCTTGCGAAGTCAAGGGGGATTGTCTGTCATAAACAATCACAAGTCAGACGGATTTTCCCCTAAACAAAATATCTTCAACATGCTAAGTTGCCAACCAATGTTTAGTTGTAAGGATTGCAACTTAACCTGAACAAGCAGTCTAATATGACAACTCTGACTAGGACTGAAACTAAAACTTCGGAGTCTAGAGTATGCCCAATATGAGTACTGTGAAAACAACTTCAGAAAATTGCGGACATAACAGCATGAGTCAAGAAGACTTGATATGGAGAAAGAGAAGATAGAAAACTTACCGCGCTAGGACATTTGACGTTCCAATGAGTTTTTGCCATTATTAACCTGAAGGAGGGAGGAGGAAACTTTTTATCACAACCTAGTGGCTCATAGACTTTCACATTAAAGACCATGTTGCCTTTGTGTTCAAAGACTAGGAACTCTCCAACTTCCAGGCTATGATTCTTCACAACTTCCTTCCAACCTTGTTTAAAACAAAACACTCCATCGCAAGTCCTACGAACTTGAACATCCCAGGATCCCTGACAGCTCTTAATAAGTGCTTTATCCAATTTCTTTTCGCCAAGGCCTCTAGTAAAGGCTATTGGAATTGCCTGTTCATATGCATTACAAAAAATCAGCCCACATTTCCTAATCACTCAATTTGACCGGAAAACTCAGAAAAATTTACATGTATGTTTAGCATGTATACACCTACAGTTAGATTTTATTGGATGTCCAAATGCAAGAATCAAATCGTTAAGTAAGCAGTCGAAAATGGTATGCACCATCCCAAAACTACAAGTATTTTCTTAGAACAAATATCCTTTTCGAAAACTGTCGGGTACTGAAGTCTCTTTTTCTAAAGCAGAGTATGTGAAGTTAATCAAGAATTAACGAAAATGTGTTGCAAACCCTGCAAAATCATTCAGATGTTCATGTGGCTCACAAATATCAAAGTTTCAGCTCAGATTAGGTACTACATTGCCCATCTTCCTTTAAAGGTCTAgcttttttatttctcaaaaaTATTGCTTTCTTGAAAAGAAATCTCCAGACAGATAGAAAATGAAAAACCATGTGCTTTCGGGTACATCCTATAAAATTGGAAAGACAAACACAAGATTAAAATGACCCCTGCGTAACGTATATGTTCATTATGTACCCCAAATAAAGTGGTATGTGCTCTCAAAAAATACATTTCAAAATAACTCAGACATATGcgagtgagtgtgagtgtgtagagagagacatagagagagaaggggagaggGAGAAGCATACCATCCCATTTTGGAAGCCAGGCGTCAAAGGCTTGAAAAACTTTCTGGGAAAAGGAGGTGACCTGGCCATGAATCTCGACCAATCTGCCATGTGCAGATAGAAGAAATGTGAAGAAAAGAGGAGAAATTTAGAGGGGAGGTGAAAAGTTAGGGTTTTTTTGGTTTACGAGCTGCGGCGGAGGAGGAGAATAGTGTTGAATATATAGGTGGAAGGGACAGTACATAGGAGGTGGCCAACGCAGCAGTGGGTGGCAGAAAAGGGGTGGCGAATCCATAAATGCCATTGGCTGGAGGTCGTACGGCGAGTTCGTACTCTGCAGAAACGCTGCCTGAAACTATTGCATCACCGGCCTCGCTACAAATTTGAAACAAGCCCGTGCACAAGAATGTggattaaattaacttttgacaagaatcaaatttaaaacatctcatttacaagtaaagaggcATTAGATGTAGtactaagacctctcatttaaaTTAAGCCAGATAATAAGATTGTCATAAATAATTTAGTATCAAGACACATACATCCCTTAGAGCTAGACGTGACCACAATCATATTAAAAATTCAACCCTTAACACATTTATATATTTACTCGCATTCCTCATACGCACTAACTTGGCACACCTAAACGAATTATATAGACGTAATAGATCTTGAAACCCTTGGCTTTGGTTGCCACTTTTGTACTTTCACAAGGTGATTTGTTATCTGCATGTTGCGTGTGGGGCATGCTCTACTAACCTGAGGTTTTAGGACATGCTTAA
This window contains:
- the LOC103402406 gene encoding B3 domain-containing protein REM8-like — protein: MADWSRFMARSPPFPRKFFKPLTPGFQNGMAIPIAFTRGLGEKKLDKALIKSCQGSWDVQVRRTCDGVFCFKQGWKEVVKNHSLEVGEFLVFEHKGNMVFNVKVYEPLGCDKKFPPPSFRLIMAKTHWNVKCPSATIPLDFARSTGILDKSCMRVKDPFGKLWPMDIGIVKDKEKIEAAWSRRTYLKSKGWIEFYKANKLKDADVCIFELIQVPKSRSKPVIMNVKIFRFGS